CCTCTGTGGAACCTCCGGTATGCTGATAATGATAGAAACATGCTGCTACAAACGTAAATAAGAATAGCATACCTAATTGTGTAAGTAAATGATATTACAAATGAATGTGTTATTTATTGATATGAATAGGAATCTATGTTAAAGTGAACTTCCCTTACTCCTAAGGAAGGGGTCGGACGTTCGAATCGTCTCGGGGACGCCAATAAAATAAAGGGCTTACAGCTTAGTGTTGTAGGCCCTTTTTCTTAATACGGCTTTGTGTAACCTCTGGTGTAACCTCTTGTTTGTGCGCTAGGATGATATTGAATGGAATAATCTGAAATCTGGGGGGGGAAATGAAAAGGGTGCTACTGCTGTTATGTTTATTGCTGTGCTCAGTTAATCCCGCGTTTGGTCTGCCCATTACAGTGAATTTTGATGGTTTAGCCACAGGGGGATTTACCGAGCGGGTTGACGTTGATGGATTCATTTTTTCTGGGTGGCCGCTGCAAATAAGAGATTATTATAAAAACGGATCCCGGCAGCTTTTCACATCTTCCGGATGGGGTGGATCTTCGATAATTGAGGTTGATTTGCCGTACCATGCCCAAACTGCATCAGTCAAAATTTTTACAGGGTCCGATTATGCGTGGAGGTTCGTTTCTGCATATTCAGATTACGCATACGTTGTGAACCCTGTTGCTTTGGTTCAAAATATGTACACCAATGGTCTGTATACTGTCGAAAGTGATATACCTTTCAATCATATTTCTCTCATGGTCCTTGGAAGCTGGAGGACTGGCCCAATCCCCACAGACTTGTATCTTGATGAAATTACTATTGACGCTTTGAATGTCCCTGTCTCTGACCCCGCTCCCGTCCCAGAACCTGCAACTGCCCTCCTCCTTGGCGCCGGCCTCGGAGCACTCGCCTTGACGAAAAAGAAAAAGGCCGCCCCGATCTGACAGCGGCCCCACCTCATCACACTGCACCGGTGCTTTTTTGCTGAAAGCGAAGAGGAGGAAGCTCGTGAACAAGAAAGACATCCAGGCTGCGAAGCTGAAAATGGTACAGGACGCCATAGAGCAGGTGCGGAGGATGGGGGAGGATCTGCCCCAAGAGCAAGAAGCCGGAGAGGAAGCCGAAACAGGCGGACGGGGGCGAGGGGAACGGTAGCATTGACCGCAAAACCGCGGGGTAGCGGTCACAAACAGAAGTGCCCCGCAAGTAATATCTCTGGGGAGCTCACCAAGGGTCAAGACTCACACCAGCCTATTGCGGGGCACTCGGTTGATTAGAAACATGAGGTTAGTGAACGCCCCGCAGGGCAATCTGGGGAGCTTGCCAAAGGGCAAGAGTCACACCAGCCGTGTACGGGGCGTCCTGATTTTCCATAAAGGCCCCTGCATAATATGATGCAAGCCCCCTTCGGGCAACCGCGCAACAGCCGTGCCTACAACCACTTCGACAACGCCGAACAGTGGTGCCTGACGAGCTGCCCGTCGCGAGGACCAGCCGCCCCGATCTGAGGCGGCCGTTTGGTGTAGGGGGTTACGCTTCGACTGCTTCGACTTTTTCCAAAGTGGTGATTGTAAAGGTTTCTCGGAAAAACTTGTCTTTTGAGAACCAATCACATACAACCTCGGGGTCGTGAGTCCCGAAAGGCTCAACAGGAGCGGATACCGTCATCGTCGGCCCGCCTGATTTGAGCCGCACTAGATCCCCAACGGATAAATTTTCCATCTTCATTTCCTCCTTCATTTCCGACAAAATTAACTGCTCTGCTTCCGTAAAGCCCGCTGCACAATATGATGCAGGACGCCCCTCTACGCCGCTACCGCCAACCCCTTGCACTCCGGACACCCACACAAAGCCCGCGCCATTCCATCTTGCAACACCGCGCCCTCGGCAACAGTCAAGTCATCCAGCTTCGTGAAAATAGCCCGCTGCTCCGGGGTCAAGGTTGCGGTGAGCTGGTCTCTTAGCTCCATGATCTCCCGCCGAATCTCGCCGGCCGCCTTCTCCGCCTTCTCTGCCAATTCCGGGTAATCCCTCCGCTTGCAAATGCAATCCATGGTCATGCTCCTTTCTTGGTCCTGGTGGTTTTGGTTCTGGTCTTCTGTCGTCCGTACACACCGCCGCGCTGCAACTCGTGCAACGCTTGCATGAGCGGCCCACGAAGAAACTTGTGGGGGTTACTGGGAATGTGGGGGAGGAACCCTTGCTTGCACAGCCTGACCACATGGGCGCGGCTCCATCCCGTCAACTCCATCACGTCATCCGTTGAAAGCAGCTTGTCCCCGCTCCCCAGAAACTCCCGTAGGCGTTCGGCGCCGTCCTTCGGGTGCTTGGTGAGGTAGTCGGCCATCATCCCCACGAGGGCGCAGAATTCGGCATTCTCCATTACTCTCCTCCTTTCGTTGTCGTCCAGTCCTTCACGTTCTTCAGGAACCCGCGCAACGCCTCCGTTCCCTCCGTGCGGGCGAACTTGAGCAGGGCATCCTTGACGGCGGTCCCTACCTTCATCCGGTTCCAGGTCCCTCCCAGTTCCCGGGCGATCTGCTCGTTGCTCTGCTCCTGGTCGTAATCCCCCAGGGCGAACTTGCGACGAATCAGGTCGGCCGCGAAGGGGTCAACCTTGTGGAGCTGTTTCTCTATGGCGTGCTCCATGGCGATCTTCCGGGCAAGGTCGCTCTCGTGGTAGGGAGAATGGGCTACGGTGGAGGCAACGCGCCGCATACCTGACAGGTTGTCGTCTTCAGCCGTCGTAATGTACTCCTGGTCCCGCGCCTGCTCATCGTGTTGTCGGCGTAGGTAGCGAATGGCGGCGGTGCGGCCGGAACGGAGGATGTTGTAAGCGATACGGCTTGCCACGTCTTCACCGGCAAGGTAAGTGCGGAAGGCGTCCAGGTCTTCCCGTGGCGCCGTAGCTGTCAGGCCTCGAAGGTTGGTAATGGCGGCGGTCACGTATTCGCTGTAAAGGGCCATGGCCTCCGGGTCATCGTTGCGGAGAGTGCCGCCGGACACGGTGAATGCTGGTGAGAGGTTTTTGTTACGGGAGGCGACGGCGGCCAGGGCGGCGCGGGCATTTTCCAGAATCCGCGGGTTGCTCATGATCTGGTCTTCGGCGATCCCAAGGGCGCGGTATCCACGAATCGCCCGGCGGTTGCTCTCGTCGGTTGTCAGGGTCCGGCCATGACTCGAAGTCGCCTCCCTGGTGCCCTTCGCTTGCCGCTTCTGGGCCTCGTGCTCCTCGGAGGTCCATATCTGCTCACGGGTGAGGGTGAACCGCTCAGGGGCGAATGTGTGCGCTTGGCGGGCGCCTTCAATTTGCCAGTTGCCGGAGGCGTCCCGGCCTATGACGGTTCCACGTCTTTTCCGTGGCGCGCCGTTGGGCTTGAACATGACTCTTTGGCGCGGCTGAAGGTCGTCACCGTTGACGACGTGGACGGTGGTCCGGGGTATGGCAATGCGGGCGGCTGGCGTTGAAATGGTAATCGCTATGCACAACATGGTCGCCCCTCCTCATTTGCATCAATCTGAACTAAAAGGTATCAGTAAACCCTTAGGTGGTCAATACAAAAACGCAATTAAATTAAATAGTTATGTTGCGTATATCAAACAATGCAAATCAATATGAATCAATTTAACAAGTTAGCGTGTAGCCCCTCTCGAAAAAAAACCCGCCGGGAGGAGTCGGCGGGGAAAAGGAGAGGCCGGGGAGGAAGCCCGGCCATTGCATGTGGTGAACTACTTACCATCTACGCTGGCGAGGGTCCCGGACGTATGCCAGGCCAGCCCTTTCCGCAAGTCCGGCGACGGATGCCGCTGCCTGTTCTGCGGCAAGTGCCTTCATTTGTTGTGCCGTCATGCTCTCAACCCCTGGCGTCATAGGATCCAGCCCGTTCCTCATGGCTGCAATCTGGTGGCCGTTCAGCCTGGACAGGTCATATCTACCCCGAGAATCAAGCGGTGCTTGCGGCGGTTGTGTGACTGACTGCGGTTGTTCCTGCATCTTGGTTTCCACCCGTGGCGGCTCTGCCTTGGCTTTCGGCGGCTTCGGTTGCTCCCATTGCCTTGACGCTATTGTCCGGGGCTTCTGCAACAACATCGGGGCGCGGCTCCAGCGTGTACCGGTCTTTTTCGATTTCTCCATTGCTCGATTTCTCCTCTCAATATCGCGGGTAATGGCCTTCAGCATGGCCTTGTAATCGTTGGGGGTGTAGATGCCCGGCTTGTCAGGGGTGACGATCAATTCCCCGTCATTGCCGATCTGATACTTCAAGGACCGGCCATTGCCGTACCCGATCTTGAATGACCGGCCCGTTTCCTTGTCGTTGCCCCTGGTTGAAAGTTTAGCCTCCTCTCGCTCCCGCTCTTCCCGTCGCTTATCGGCCGCCGTGGTGTCGATGGTCAGGCCGCCGCTCTTCATGAGGTCGTGCTTTACGGCGCGATCCCATGTTTCAAGCGCCTTGTCGATCTGCTCCCGACTCATGGCGCCCGCATGTCGCGAAATTGCGGAAATGACTTTCCGTCTGATGATACGTGTGTCCACTTTGCTCTCCTTTCTCGGGGGGTGATGGTGCAGGGTACTGCTCTCCTTATTGTTGCTGAGTTGGCGCGCTGGTGGTGCCGCCACCGGTTCCGTTCTCCGGATGGGTGTGGCCGTTGTAGATGGCCCGGTCTTGGGACATATTGCGGATGCTATCGCCCACTTGTCCGCCGGTGCTCTTGATGTCGCCGGGTGTCTGGATCTTCCCGCCGGTGCTGCCGTAGGTCCCCAGGCAGGTGATACCGCCGTTCACGTTCAGGTTGCCTGTGCAGGTGGTGAGTGGGGTATCAATAGTGACTTGGCCAGATGCGTGGACAGTGGCATTTGGGGTTGTTATGACAGTGCCCCCGTCCACGGTGATGTCGGCGGTACCGTAGACATGGACCGTGACGTTGCCGCGGACTATTACGTCTCCGTCTCCCTCCACATCCAGGATGTCGTCAGCCGCCACGTAGACGCGCCGGGTACCGTCTTTCTCGATCTTCTCGTCCGTGCCGTTGCGCCGGCGATGGTAGCGGGGGGCCTCGGCGACATTGGCTTGGAGGTTGTTGCCCGGCGGGTAGAGAAAGCCTGTCACCACCGGTGCGTGAAAGCTGCCGTTGATGAACTGCACCAACACCTGGTCGCCGGGTTCCGGTGTCCACTCTTCACCGTTGTCTGGGTTCGCCTTCGAGCAGGCCAGGGGCACCCGGTAAATGTCGGGGTATCCGCCCAGGAGAGAGATATTCACCAAGGTCTGACCGGTCTTGTTCAGGGGAGCGTCTTTGAACAGCACGCCGTTGGGCTGGACTACTCCGCGCAAGGTATAGAAGCACTCCCGGACCTCTTGAACGGCCGGATTCGTCCTCATGCTCTCCTGATTGCGTGAGCCATTCTCGTTAAGCATTGCTGGTTCCTTTCATTGGTCCGTGCTGCTGCCCCCGGGTCAAGTGCAGGGTGGTGGTGAATACCGGCTGCGGCCACACGCAATATGAGTGCTGAACCTGCTCTATCAGGTACTCCATGTTGGTGGCCTCATTGAGTAACCCGTTGCCGCTTCGCACCTCTGGCCACCCGTGGGTGGTAATGGTTCCTGATTCGTAGGTGTGGTTATTGCGGTACCAATTCCAATAGATTTCTGCCCGCTCTATGGCCTCATCCGTACCCTGCCCAACGGGGTCGTCGTTGAGATAGAAGTTTTTGGGAACGAAGGGTGTGTCGATAACATGCGGCTGGACACCGGCGGCGATTGCAGACGGTTCGTCGTACTTGGTGAGTCCCGGGTGGGTGAGAATGACGTCAAGCTGGTTGTTGGCAACGGTCTGGTAGTTGGCCGGCCAATGGGCCAAGAGGTTCACTCGGCTGTCATCGGACACCCCGAGGTCTTCAGCAACGATGTGTCTGTAATCGACGGTGTGGAAAGTCCGCGGGTTGAGCTTGCCGTTGTCCTTGATGGGTTGCCGTTCAAGGCCAAGGTGAAACTTTCCCTTTGAATCAGTCTCTGTGAATAATCGGTTCCATGGTTCGTTTGCTACCCGCTTCATGGCGCTCCATGCAGGCGTGTTACGGGTTACGGCAAGGTAAGGGTCGAAGAGGATCCATGAGTCGTCCGTATTCAGCCAGTCGGCGTCTATGTGCTGAAGGTAGTACGCGCCTTTCGTCTGGTTTCTGAAGACGTCAAAGAGCTGTTGAACCAGTTGCCCCGGTGTCCCGCTTTGCAGCATGATTCTGTTCACTGAAGCATCGGCGATCTGGTTGAACTGCTGCCGGGCGGCAAGGCCGGAAATGTCCCACCCAAGATCAATGTTTGCCAGGAGCTTTCCCATATCGCTTCCGCTCACCTTCCAAACACGGGTCGGTTGGTCGCCGGATACGGTTTGAAACCGGGCTACGCGATCCACAAGCCCCAGCATGACCGCCTGCATTCCGGAGCCGTCGCCGGCATCCAGCTCGATCAGTGCCACGTCGTTGGGGGCGATGATGGTGTTGAGCGGGTGCCGGTAGGTGGCCGTGATCTGCCACGTTCCGAAGGCGCGACCATTGGTCTTGCTGGTCGCGATGGTAATCAGGTCCCCTGTCAGGTCGTGTTTGACTCGGCCGGTCTGCATATCCTTGATGGTGACTCTGTGCCTGGGGGAGTAGGTGCGCATGTGAGACCTCTATTTCACGGATCCGGAGAGCGGTGTTGGCTGCGGCATTCCGGGGGTGGTGTTGGTGACAAGCTGTTCAAGACAATCGACAGCACGCTTGAAAAGACCGGCCCAGCCGAGAAAGCTGGTATCCGAAATGCCGGGGCCGCCTGAAGGCGCGGTGGGGTCAAGATTCGCCTCTGTGCTTCCATACCGAATCTGAGCCGCATGGACTTTGCTGAGGTAGGTTCTCGTCTCGGCAGGGAGCGACATGACGCCACTTCGGTCAACATTTCCCGGCCCCCAGTTGTAGGCCGCAAGGGCCTTGTCCGTGTCGCCGTGGTAGCGATTGAGAAGCGACCGGAGATATTTTGCACCGCCCTCGATGCTCTGAACCGGGTTGAACGGGTCCTTGACGCCCATGTCCTTTGTGGTCCCTGGCATAAGCTGCATGATGCCGAGTGCCCCCTTCGGCGAACGGGCGTCATACTTGAACTGGCTTTCCGTCTCGGCAATCCCCTTCAGGAGGCTGGGGTCAATGTTGTACTTTTTCCCCATCTGGATGAAGACCGGGTCCATCCGATTGCCGCGGACACCGGCCACGAAGTCAGCGCCGTTCTTGTTGAGGAACTTGGCTGCATCCTTCAATAGGCCGCTGTTAAGAACGTCGGCAGCTGTATTCGTTGTGACGTCCTCCCAAGTTCCAAAGATGTCCTCCAGGTTCTCACCCGTGGCCGCCCTGGCGTTTTCTCGGGTAGCATGACGCTGACTTATCCTCGCCCCTGCCGTTTGAGAATAGACACCAAGGAGCTTTTCGGCTTCGAGCTGGATTGCCGGGTTCAAACGCTTCCCTGAAATGTAGTCACGAAGGACCTTGCTTTGCTGCTTGGGGTCGTTCTTGCCGGTGAGCTTGCCACCGGGGCCGAACAGGTCAATGTACGCGTCGGCTATCTGTTGGTTGGCCGGATTGTTGATGCTGCCGGGGAGTAACCGTTGGATGAGGATGTTTTTCTCTGCCCGGCTCCTGGCGCTGCTGATGATCTTGTTCGCTTCGGTCCTCATGGCCGGATCAAGGAGGCCCATCTGCTGCCGCCGTTGCATCTCAAGGAGCTTGTCGGCGGTCATGGGTCCGTCGTTGCCTCCCATAACCTTCCATCTCAAGAGGTCGCCCACGGTGTCACCGCCGCCGAACCTCAAGGCGCCCTGCATAGTGTTGAACATCTCGGGGCTGTTCCCCATGGTGCCGCCCTTGTTGTACATGCCCATGGTGGTTGACATGACTCCGGCGATCTGGGAATCACTCAAGGCCTTGTTGCCTTGGGCGCGGAACAGGGTCACGAGGTTGGTGTTGATGAGCTTTAGGATCTCCTCGGTGCGCTTGTCCTTGCTGCTCTCCTTGAGGGAGACAAGGACGTCCATCAACCGGCCTTGCTTGTCGGCGCCGGCTCCGGTCATCCGGTACATCTCACCCATGAAACCGATGCCAACGGTGGCGTCGGTGCCGGTTGCCCGGGCGAACCGCTGGACACTCCGGGCAGCGCCATTGCCGAGGTAGCCAGAAGAGCGGTTGAGGGCCATTGCCATCTCTGCCTCTGCGGCCGGTCCGTATCCATAGGGGGAGCCCCCCCGGTCGTACCCGGCGCCGCGGGTGGCAAGAACGGCCTCGATGTCTACCAGCTCTTGGAACTGCCGGCGTGAGTTCGCCAGGAAGGAGACGGCGCCACCGGCAAACCCCAGTGCAAGACCAGCTTTCCCAAACCGGCCCAGCAAACTTCCGCCTCCTACACCGACGCTTCCAGGAATGAGCCCGCCGTTACCGTCGCCTGCTCCGCCACTTCCAGCCGGGGGGGCAATGCGGTACCGGTCCCGCCACGTAGAGCGCCTGACCTCATTTACTGTGTCCCTGAGCGACTGTTTGAGTAGCTGGTTTTGCCGCTCGATCACGGCTGCCGATGCCGCCCGCTGCGGAAACAAGGTGTCAGGAATGCCCGCCTTCGGCTCGTGGATGTTGATTTTGTGCGGAGTACCGGAAACGTCGCGTAGTTCCTTCTTGAGGTTCGTAACGGCTTTGCTGGCTTCTTTGAGCTGCCGGTAATTGACTTTGACGTCTACACCAAGTGTACTCATCTGTCGTGTCCTCCAATTCTGTCCGTCGCTGTACTCTCTGTGCGGTCAGACGCTTCTTGCGCCGGCGCTGGATAGAGCAACCGTAGCCAATCCATACCATCGGGGGAGGCAGCGCATACCGCTAAGAAATTCGTAGGGACCTTGTCCCAGTCGACTCCGCCGTAATATGGGATATCCCATCCCATTTTCCTTCCAAGGTAATCGGACTCAGCGTTAGTAAGCTGCGTCAATCTCAGAAGGCCTTCCATTGGATGACAGACGGCCCACCGCCCATCGTAATTTAATATCTTCTCAATGCTCTGCTCCATCCGCTTAATTCGCTCAACCTCGGCATTCCCCTTGATCTTTTTGAGTTCTGCTGTGATCTGCATGACTTCACCTCTTCTCCCCGTGGCCTGCGGCCTGAAGCATGGCTTTGATTTCGGCGATCTCTGCTTTCATCGTTTCTACCTCTTCCACCTTGGCCTGCATCTGAATCAGCATCATGAGGTCGTGCGCAGCGTCGGGGGTAAGCTCTCCGGTCGTAGCCGCTACGAATATCTGCTCGGCCCTCTCTGTCAGCGTACCGGCCGCATGGGTTGTGACGGGTTCAGCCTGCGGCTTGAGTGGTGGACATATCCGGTCGAGGCAAAGTCGAAGCGCGGTTGTGTCGCCTTTAAGCGCCAAGCTCACAACTTGTTCAATGAGCTTGGTGGCATGCGGCTGAAACAGAGAACGGAGTTCGGTCCTCTTGTCTTTCAGTCCTTTCGGCCGGCCGCCCGGATTGCCAGATTTTCCTTTTGCGAATTGTGCCATCTCTGTTCTTTCCCTGATTAGATCAGGCCGAACCGCCGCCCGGCAGTCTCTCGAAATAGAGCGCGGTTTCGAGGTCGACAATGGTCTGGTCCATGCTGCGGAGTATCCTCGTAACTTCGGGACGCCCAGACACCCCATGCTGCCGCCGCTATGTCGTGGGGAACCGGCCCGCCTTCCAGTACCGCGTCAAGGAAAGCGGCTAGGATTTCGTTGTTCTCTTGGATTTGCTCGTCAGTCACTTGCCTGCTCCCGTCTGGTCAAGCTCGCTCGTTCCAGGCTTCTGCCGCTCCGGCCTTGGTGCTTGCGGTCGGCCCTTGGGCATAGCAATCG
The nucleotide sequence above comes from Geobacter benzoatilyticus. Encoded proteins:
- a CDS encoding PEP-CTERM sorting domain-containing protein (PEP-CTERM proteins occur, often in large numbers, in the proteomes of bacteria that also encode an exosortase, a predicted intramembrane cysteine proteinase. The presence of a PEP-CTERM domain at a protein's C-terminus predicts cleavage within the sorting domain, followed by covalent anchoring to some some component of the (usually Gram-negative) cell surface. Many PEP-CTERM proteins exhibit an unusual sequence composition that includes large numbers of potential glycosylation sites. Expression of one such protein has been shown restore the ability of a bacterium to form floc, a type of biofilm.) gives rise to the protein MNFDGLATGGFTERVDVDGFIFSGWPLQIRDYYKNGSRQLFTSSGWGGSSIIEVDLPYHAQTASVKIFTGSDYAWRFVSAYSDYAYVVNPVALVQNMYTNGLYTVESDIPFNHISLMVLGSWRTGPIPTDLYLDEITIDALNVPVSDPAPVPEPATALLLGAGLGALALTKKKKAAPI
- a CDS encoding YodC family protein, which gives rise to MKMENLSVGDLVRLKSGGPTMTVSAPVEPFGTHDPEVVCDWFSKDKFFRETFTITTLEKVEAVEA
- a CDS encoding helix-turn-helix domain-containing protein; translation: MENAEFCALVGMMADYLTKHPKDGAERLREFLGSGDKLLSTDDVMELTGWSRAHVVRLCKQGFLPHIPSNPHKFLRGPLMQALHELQRGGVYGRQKTRTKTTRTKKGA
- a CDS encoding phage baseplate assembly protein V, which encodes MLNENGSRNQESMRTNPAVQEVRECFYTLRGVVQPNGVLFKDAPLNKTGQTLVNISLLGGYPDIYRVPLACSKANPDNGEEWTPEPGDQVLVQFINGSFHAPVVTGFLYPPGNNLQANVAEAPRYHRRRNGTDEKIEKDGTRRVYVAADDILDVEGDGDVIVRGNVTVHVYGTADITVDGGTVITTPNATVHASGQVTIDTPLTTCTGNLNVNGGITCLGTYGSTGGKIQTPGDIKSTGGQVGDSIRNMSQDRAIYNGHTHPENGTGGGTTSAPTQQQ
- a CDS encoding lytic transglycosylase domain-containing protein — translated: MSTLGVDVKVNYRQLKEASKAVTNLKKELRDVSGTPHKINIHEPKAGIPDTLFPQRAASAAVIERQNQLLKQSLRDTVNEVRRSTWRDRYRIAPPAGSGGAGDGNGGLIPGSVGVGGGSLLGRFGKAGLALGFAGGAVSFLANSRRQFQELVDIEAVLATRGAGYDRGGSPYGYGPAAEAEMAMALNRSSGYLGNGAARSVQRFARATGTDATVGIGFMGEMYRMTGAGADKQGRLMDVLVSLKESSKDKRTEEILKLINTNLVTLFRAQGNKALSDSQIAGVMSTTMGMYNKGGTMGNSPEMFNTMQGALRFGGGDTVGDLLRWKVMGGNDGPMTADKLLEMQRRQQMGLLDPAMRTEANKIISSARSRAEKNILIQRLLPGSINNPANQQIADAYIDLFGPGGKLTGKNDPKQQSKVLRDYISGKRLNPAIQLEAEKLLGVYSQTAGARISQRHATRENARAATGENLEDIFGTWEDVTTNTAADVLNSGLLKDAAKFLNKNGADFVAGVRGNRMDPVFIQMGKKYNIDPSLLKGIAETESQFKYDARSPKGALGIMQLMPGTTKDMGVKDPFNPVQSIEGGAKYLRSLLNRYHGDTDKALAAYNWGPGNVDRSGVMSLPAETRTYLSKVHAAQIRYGSTEANLDPTAPSGGPGISDTSFLGWAGLFKRAVDCLEQLVTNTTPGMPQPTPLSGSVK
- a CDS encoding DUF5681 domain-containing protein, whose translation is MAQFAKGKSGNPGGRPKGLKDKRTELRSLFQPHATKLIEQVVSLALKGDTTALRLCLDRICPPLKPQAEPVTTHAAGTLTERAEQIFVAATTGELTPDAAHDLMMLIQMQAKVEEVETMKAEIAEIKAMLQAAGHGEKR